DNA from Hippocampus zosterae strain Florida chromosome 18, ASM2543408v3, whole genome shotgun sequence:
CAATTTGCGGTACCAAGGGCTCCTCTGAAGCTCCTCTGTGACACCATGAAGTACCAGATCATCTCGCGTGCATTCTATGGATGTGAGTGCAAATTCCACTCCAATCTCTCATTGAATACAACAGTTCTCATAAGAACTtttatttctcccccccccctccacttcaGGGCTGGCGTATTGCCGTCACCTGTCCACCGTTCGCACCCACCTCTCTGCTCTGGTCAACACCACCATAGTCTTCTCTAAAGTGCCCTCGGATGCGCGGGAAGGTCTCTCTGCCGACGTCTGGGCCACGTTTCTCAATGACAGCTCTGTAAGAGTTGCACAGAAAGGGGTTACGCGTGGgcagtttttaacattgatcaACACACACCATATCACAAGATAATTGCTTATGGaatatttgtcaaatgtttgGGCCTATTCTGACTTTGGTAGCAAGGGAGGGAAACTGTTGGGATTTGGCCCAATTGACGCTGTGCGCGTACGCCGCTTTAGTGACTGCACATCATTTTCAGTCGTCACAATaaatttttccaaaaaaaaaaacattttcaggccTACGAGGAGCTTGAGATACACAGACTGGTCTATTTTGGAGGCGTGGCACCTTCACTGCGCAAGGAAGTCTGGCCCTTCCTGTTGGGACACTACCGGTTCACAATGACAAAGAAATCGAGGCTTGaggtattttttctttcttttttttaacttcaaaatgagaattttgtgttgattttttttttctcctttgtctCGGGTTCAGATTGATGAGCAGATGCGTCTCATGTACGAGCAGATCATGAAGGAATGGCGAGGCTGCGAGGCCATCGTGCAGCAGAAGGAGCGGGAGAAACACGCGGAAGCCCTCGCCAGGTGTTTGTCCGGCAACAGTGTCGAGCGAGCGCCGGTGGTGGAGCAGGACTCCACCATTAGCACAGATGTAAGTCGACGTTTTAGCGCCACGTGTCAAAAGGGAACTACAGTGGCCTTTGTACTTTTCTGACATGTAGTTCTGctttcccccccacaccccctcatcATTGCAGTCATCTCTATGCAGCAGCTCAGATCCGCACAACACGCACTCACAAAGTGACTCCAGTTGTAGTGCACCGGTAAGATTCAAATGCAGCATCTTTAAAAGGTTGCGTGAGTTTCAGGAAGCGACATCTAAATGTGTGCATCCAGCGTTACTGCAGCCATTTTCAAAAATTGACagaacaaaatgttttcattttacacTTAATTGGGTGGGGGCTGAGACTTAATATTTATCTACGAGCTATCAAGTCAGTTTGGCGACATTTTATATCGAGAGCTGTCGGCCAGAACATTCGGAGCAATTTCCACATACTAGCAATGCAGTTCTACGCCGCATCTGCTTTTCTCTCGTCACTCACCTTCCTTCCATCCGTTAGGTGTTTGCATCAGTCGATACTGTGGATCCCCCAGAGATGAGGCCTGAAGGAGTGCAAACGGAGCACGAGAGTACAACAAAGGGCATCTCAGCTGCTCCCTCGGTGTCGAGCAACCCATTCTGTGAGAATGTATCGAAAGCATCACCAGCTTGCGACAGCTACCTTCTTTTAACGGAGCCCGCTTGTATATCTGCAAcctctcagcagtctgcgaaGGCATCGGGCATCTTGAGTGAGGCATCGACAGCCGAATCACTGCCAGGGATAGTCAAGGTGCTTGAGTCAGTGCCAAAGGAGAGCCTATTAGCGAGTGAAAAGATGGAGAGGAACGAAGCCGAGGAGAAACCTGAAAACACAAATACCGCAAATGCATTCATTGAACGAAGAGCGCCACCGGACAATACCGATGTTATTAAGCTGGAAAAAGAGATTCAGAATGAGTATTTCCAAGCCCCACCACTCGGACAGACCCTTCAAGCACAAAATAGACACGATCAAGAAAATGATCCAtctgaaaaaaacaatatcaCAACCATCGGGAGAGATCCAGGGActtctgaaaaagaagaagcaTTTGACAGCCTGCGCTCGCAATTGTTGACGGCCTGTCTCTTGGAGGTAGACAATGCAGAGTCGGCGGATTCGGGATCGTCTGAAGCCAGAACTCTGTCGGGCTGCACAAACTCACCGGTCAGGCAAGTACTCGATGCTCTCCAGTCGGCATCCCGCGGGAGCCTTTCTCTATCGTCCCATACTTGGCAGTCCCCGGATTCCGATGACTCTCCTTCCGCTCTGGAGATGGAGGACATTCCTTCCGGGGTGGCTTGCGTAAACCTCGAAGAACTGAACACCAGGCCCTTGACGATACTTGCGGCCCCGCCTGCGTGTCTGGCTCAGAGAGCCAAGCTGGCATGCGAGGATCTCGTGGACACCGCTTGCAACACCAGTCCTGAGGACACCGACCAAGGGCTGTCTGAAGATGAGCCCGATGCGGCAAACCCGTTTTCCGCACCAGAATCTGCTAAGGTGGTCGCAGAGTCCATACGGGAAGACTCGTCGGCTCAACAAATCTACTCTGTAAGTGTAAACTGGTAGCATACAGAATAGCCACAAACCACAGAATTCGAAGttcagctccaaaaaaaaaaagaaaaacgggtAGGAAAAACTGGCCTTTATAGATTGCGCTTCCGCTGCACTTTTAACGAATAAACAAAACTCACTGACCTCTTTTTACTCTACTGGCAGCAAGAGACCATGGACATGTACCTAATCAACTTGCATCGCATTGACAAAGACGTCAGACGTTGCGACCGCACGTATTGGTACTTCACTCCAGAAAATCTGGACAGGCTGAGGAATATCATGTGCAGGTAACAAAGACCACTGGACTTGGAAGTTGAATTGGAATTCTCTTAACGATTTTCATCACTCGTTGGGGCTGTTTGCGATGTTTCGTAGCTACGTGTGGCAACACTTGGACACGGGTTACGTCCAGGGCATGTGCGACATACTAGCTCCCCTGCTGGTTATCCTGGACGACGGTGAGTGTTTCGTCGTTATTGGGCTCTGAGAATTTAGCCGAAGGTCATCTAACTCTTTTACTGCCATAAGGCAACATTTTGCCACGATTGTCGTAGGAGGGTGGAGGATTGACGATTCATTCAATTTAGCGTTTTCCGACAACTGTTTTCTTCGGTCGCGCTAATCGTAGAGGTGATGGCGTTCAGCTGCTTCACCGAACTGATGAAAAGGATGAACCAGAACTTTCCTCACGGGGGCGCCATGGATTCTCACTTTGCCAACATGCGCTCGCTCATTCAGGTATGCGCGGTTACTTACGCACAAGTCAAAAGATGCGAGATTTGAGCTGATTAGTTTTGTCTGCACAATAGATCCTGGACTCTGAGCTGTTTGAGTTGATGCAGCAGAATGGCGACTACACCCACTTCTACTTCTGTTACCGATGGTTCCTACTGGACTTTAAAAGAGGTGAGGCGTCAACCCGAACGTGGGGCAGGATCCTTCTCAAgctaacagcatttttttttttgttctatcgAGAAATGGTGTACGATGATGTTTTCTCCGTGTGGGAGACCATCTGGGCGGCGGCGTACACCACTTCGGAGCATTTTGTGCTTTTCATCGCACTGGCGCTGGTGGAAATGTACAGGGACATCATTTTGGAGAACAACATGGACTTTACTGACATCATCAAGTTTTTCAACGGTAAAGTATATACCGTGGCCCCATGACCAGTCCGCGATTTACTGGTGGACCGCGATCGACGTAATctgcacccctgatttagcagtacaatccttttttttctgacattggACTTCCCTTTGTCTTCTCAGAAATGGCCGAGCGACATGACATCCCACGGGTCCTCACAATGGCTCGAGATTTGGTCCACAAAGTGCAGACGCTCATAGAAAACAAGTGAATCTGGACTCTGTTCTTCATCTGCCATTTCTGTTTTTGAgtatcaagttaaaaaaaaagtgttaaatgTAGTAAGGGTCTTAAGTGGTTAAACCTGATTGTCAACTGAAGATTTTCAGTCGCTCCCGTCACTACTGAGAGGTAAAGGCCAGCAGATTGATTCTTGAGTGTTAATGTTCACCTTGTGAATGTACCTGTGTTGAAACAGCTTCAGGATGTTAATTTTGCCTTAAATGTTTCCATCTTTCAGGGATACAAAGCGTAATTTGAAGGCATACCTTCCGAACGGCATCTAACGCTGAGCTGGTTTTGATCAGCATacctgtaaagaaaaaaaataggggtGGGGACAAGCGATGGCTGTGTGTGGCCAAGATGTGTGCCACTGGTTGCCAATTTGTCTTTCAATAACTTCTGTTGGCACCCGTCTTGAGTTTGGAGAAGATCCTTGgtgctttaaatttttttgggttCTGTTCTGGTACCGCTTGTCTGCAAAAAACATCATTCCGCAATTGTCATTTTGGTACTCGCTTGCCCTTTGAACAGTTTCAATTGAGATGAACGTCGACAATTCATTTTGAGACTGCTCACTTTGTGCTGTACAGCGTATTCGTACATTGACATGCCATTTTCACATCTTTTCAGCTGCTCTTTGAGATGTTTCTGGTTTTAAGGTCAACTTACCTTTCACTGGTAGCTTCGCAGTGGTTTGTGGCCATACAGTTACATACATATGAATCCTTGTTTGATAGCACCAGTGTTTCATATTCATTCGTTGTCGCCATGTGTTCCTCTGAAACACACCCCATGTTGTTGGCTGctgtgccccccccaaaaaaaaaatcgctaatCCAATGTGAGACCCATTGCACCTTTTAAATCCTGCACATTTATCAAATGCAATACAGTGTCTATACGTGGGCTTTATCTGACCATGAACggagttcagaaaaaaaatattccattgAAGACaaattttattgttttcctGTCTTAAAAATGTGACTTGTTAGAATATATTGTGAattaaaatattatattttgcatttcacgtcccttgtgtttttttgagCTGTGAAAAAATGTGACCGTTTTATTCAGGTAGGTTGTACCAGAGAATAACACTACAACCCGGGATCCGGGATttggctcattcattcattcattcatcttcctaaccgcttgatcctcactagggtcgcggggggtgctggagcctatcccagccgtctccgggcagtaggcgggggatttGGCTCAAtttgaacaaattaaacttgtattGGTACCTCAACATCCCACTGTAGTTGCATTCTGCAGTGATAAACTTTTAAATTAATGACAAAGTCATAGAAAgttaacattttattgtaaaagtTACAGATGCACACAAAATGGTAATTCCACCTACTTCAGTCAGGCGCgtacgaaaaagaaaaaaaaatacgcctTGCAGTGTCCAGATTTGAAGTTTCATTAATTTGTTCTAAATCAGATTAGCGTCAGATTCTACTTGAAAACAATTTTCTAAGATAAAGCTGCAAAACTACGCCTCCTCGATATTTTAACATTGTGAAAACTAATTTGAGCAAACTAATCCACGATGCATATCAAATGGGTCAAAATCTTGCATGGAGACAACACACAAGGATATTAaagttacacacgcacacaaaaagggAAGTAGCCATGGAATGTATGCAGGAAGAAACAAAGTCTTACAATGGCaaaggtggtttaaaaaaaaaggaaaaaaaatctccttcgTTTCCTCCGTGAATCCTAAGCTTTTAGCGGTAGTGACGAGGTGGTGGGCTGTGGTTGGATGATCTCCGAGGCGGACTATGGCGGGACATGCGAGGAGGGGACTGGTAACGTGGTGGCGGTGATCCACGGTAGGGCGGCGAAAAGCGTCCTCTGGATCTGGAGCGGGACCGCGAGCGACCCCAGTTGGGGGTGCCTCTATCCTCGTAGACGTGGATGTAAGCGGTCTCACCCTGCAAACGAGGACAAAAGTGAATGTGCGCTCCGCCGGCCGACTTGGAGGGGCGTACCACGGGGTCTTCCACTCACTTGGTGAGAACGGAATTCTGTGCGATCCAGTCGGCGCAAAGCGTAATCCATGTCCTCTCGGCGGAGAAATTCCACCACGCCCTCCCCATCGCGCTGCACGTCAGCAAAGCAGACGTCGCCAGCCTCGCGCATGTGATCTTTCAGATCCTGCCAACTGCCACTTGGCGGTAGTCCTGAGACGGCAAACACCGATTGTGAAATCTAAACTGTCCAAATTAACTTCTTACCCAATCAAATTTTTGGGGCGGTCATCTATTCAAGGGAGCCCCGACATTAGTACTAACAAACACTTGTGGGATGCAACTCTACCAAATTCTCAAGTAATcaagaaaacctttaaaagGCCTAAGCTTCAAAGGGTCCGCCTGAAACAAGGGACCTAAATTTAAGACTGACAAGGACCTACCAGTCATTGTTTTGCTGAATATGAAGATTTCACTAACTCTAGCCAACGTGAAATCTACTTCAGGCACCTTGACCACCGTGATAGAAATGCAACTTTCTTCCCATCCATATATTAATTCTTCCGGTCCACCACATGACTTCATTCAGTCCGCCATCACCTAGACTTGTCGTTAGCATCCGTCTATTTAGTCTCTTTGTCTTTCAGTCTGCCATGAGAGGGTGAGAAACATCTGCCTCATCATTTCCAACAAGTCCCTTCATACTGTGGCCTGCCATGAGAAACGGCAATGACTGTATTCCATTTTTCTACTCGTCCACTGGAGGTCAAGTCCGCCATGAGCGACGAAAAAACGTTTCCTACAAATGTGTGCATCCTCGTGACAACTGGACCCATTGTCTTTCAGTTCACACTTTTAACACCTGCCTGTGACGCATGACATTCGGCTAGTCGTCCCTTTGTGGTTCAGTGTACCATGAgagcgaaccccccccccccccccaccctcacgaTGTAGGACGTGCGTATACGGGTCACTTTGTGCTGCTGTTCTCACGAATGAACATCCGCCAATGATTTTTGGACATCTTTCCTAGTAATCTCTTCGGTGCACCGTCAAGAAGACAGACAAGGCTGTGATTCATGACATCCTCTACTTGTGTACAGTCCACCGTGAGTGATTTACAGTATCTGACTCTGACTCAGGACATCCATCCACTTGTCCCTTCTCACAATCTCCATAATCGACCTATCTGCCTATGATTCATGATCTCTGTCTACAAGTCGGACGACGATGAGTGAAAGAAAAAACTTCTTCTGATAACTCTGGATGTCCTTTATCATGGGCCTTGTCGTTCAGGCCATGTTCAGTGATACAAGACTGCGACTGGTGAAATCCATCTCACCGTTGTCCTCCAGTCCTCCACGAGAGAGCAAGGATAGCTCCCTAGGAACGACTTGCATGTAGTTGCAATGAATGTTAACTGTCCAATAAGTCCTTTTGTCGTCGAGTCCACCATGAAAGAGCAAGGAGGACAAGATAAGATTTTCTCTACCAGTTCCTTTACACTGAAGTCCGCCATGGGAGCAAGAAACATCTGTCTATCAATGTCCACTTTTATACCAGTCCTTTTGTCCTGCGGTCCGCCGTGAAGACCATAAATGCACTGTCCTCTTAGTCCCTGTATGCTGCAGTCCGCCttggatgaaagaaaaaaaatgcctgccaATAATCTTGGACGTCCCTCTTTGACCTTCAAACAGGACCAAGACCTGCCTATGACTCTTGACGGCCATCAGTTTGTCCGCTTGTCCTCCAGTCCGCCACTTAGAGACCGAGGAGGACACACGTCAACAATTCTTGCCTTGCATCTTACGAGTGCCTTTGTCATCCATTTGCTATGAGATATAGCTACCTTGCAGCTCCTGACTTCTAACTACAAGTCCCTTTATGCTGTCGTCCGCCATGGGAGGGCAAGAGACACCCGAGACTCTGCATGTCCACTTCCTAATGGTCCACTTGACATCCAAGGGGTATTATTAATGGGCTACAACTGTAGATGTCCACCTACCAGTCACTATCACACGGAACTCAGACCTCCGTGTCGGGGGTCCAAATCGTCCTCTGGGTCCACTTCCTCTatctccaccaccacctccacctcccATTGGATTAAATTTACTTGAGGATCGAGGATACTCCACACGTAGTTTGGAGTCTCCATATCCATATCCGTTCCTTCCATAGACGGCGTCATCCGCATCCCTAAGAGAAGAGAGCACAGAACTCCTTACCTAGGTGGGCCGGTTACAGACACGTTGCGGATCCATTTCCTGCCGGGAGCACTTGAGGAACTAGTACAGAAAACACTTGATACCCAATGGGGATGAAGCTGGATCCATCCCCAAAACTCACCGTGGGTCTTCAAATCGAATAAAGGCAAACGGGATAGTGCCTCGGTTGTTCTTCAATTCAATCTCACGAATTTTTCCATATTTGTAGAAGAGATCTTCAATGTCCCTCTCCTGGACATCCATTGGCAGATTCCCGACATAGATGCGGCCCTCCGACATGGTGAAGGAATAAGATGCCCTGCTGCTGACAGAGAGAGGGAATTTTGGGCACCTTTGACTGTAAATTCACTTGTTTTTGTAGCTGTAGCTCTTGCTATATGAATGCTTGTCCAATGCTCCAATTCCTTATCTCAATCAATGATAACATTTATAAAACAAGACTTGTTTTGATCAGATGATGAGCCCGAGACAAAGGGTTGTGTACTGAGAATCCAGACCTGAAagttttaaaatgcagtgaaGTAACACACTTGGTTAAGAAGCTTGAAACATTCAGTACAACTGGACCAGTTTGCCACTTCAATTTTTAAGTGAAACACAACGAGTTGCAGATCATGAAAATGAATCAAGGTATGTTCTAATAAAGCCACAGTGATTACTTTTAGCTAAAGCTGGATATCGTCTAATAAAGATCAACAGCAGACTTGATTATCAGGAATATGTTGTGCTTTTCAAGAGACTCAACAGCCACCTTTGAGTGTTGACTTTATTTCGTTGTGTTACACTATGAGAGTGGACCAAAACTAAAAGGTTATCAGGTAAGCAACATTAATTTACCGACGATGCTTTAAAACAACCGTTAAgcgcaaaaaaagcaaagtactCACGGGTGGGGCTCAATGCtagataa
Protein-coding regions in this window:
- the sgsm1b gene encoding small G protein signaling modulator 1 isoform X2 — its product is MRRHLQLVHPAKTRKGANNFTVSPPEAPPSCTIGYRGGGGYCVFKGVLVDGEVAHRFNLVARNTEYASFFFFFARVVHFREKQLPRVQPATMGEEETRQKLLRNVKKEVKQIMEEAVTRKFVHADSSHIVSFCATVEACVLHGLKRRIAGLLCSNKVAALFMKVAKSFTPAEQLCHKVQELEQLIENSKQNNSSQGNNDCGRQTKLNNLPPQALKHLWIRTALLEKLLDKIILYLVENSSTFYEKEAMLMDPVDGQILASLLVGPCALEYTQVKTADHFWTDPSADELVQRHRIHSGHCRQDSPSRRPALIQKRQSSGSMDDRPLVWAREYVESLHQNSRATLLFGKNNVLVQPRDDMEAIPGYLSLHQTGELMTLKWTPNQLMNGNVGELDSEKSVYWDYAMTIRLEEIVYLHCHQQVNSGGTLVLVSQDGIQRPPLHFPKGGHLLQFLTCLETGLLPHGQLDPPLWNQRGKGKVFPKLRRRSPHSSCDSVSDKEDDEATDYVFRILLPGNQMEFMPLELIDQGMNMWQPPPRKSSGSSCSQTGSSDSSLPSGCNQERAPLKLLCDTMKYQIISRAFYGWLAYCRHLSTVRTHLSALVNTTIVFSKVPSDAREGLSADVWATFLNDSSAYEELEIHRLVYFGGVAPSLRKEVWPFLLGHYRFTMTKKSRLEIMKEWRGCEAIVQQKEREKHAEALARCLSGNSVERAPVVEQDSTISTDSSLCSSSDPHNTHSQSDSSCSAPVFASVDTVDPPEMRPEGVQTEHESTTKGISAAPSVSSNPFCENVSKASPACDSYLLLTEPACISATSQQSAKASGILSEASTAESLPGIVKVLESVPKESLLASEKMERNEAEEKPENTNTANAFIERRAPPDNTDVIKLEKEIQNEYFQAPPLGQTLQAQNRHDQENDPSEKNNITTIGRDPGTSEKEEAFDSLRSQLLTACLLEVDNAESADSGSSEARTLSGCTNSPVRQVLDALQSASRGSLSLSSHTWQSPDSDDSPSALEMEDIPSGVACVNLEELNTRPLTILAAPPACLAQRAKLACEDLVDTACNTSPEDTDQGLSEDEPDAANPFSAPESAKVVAESIREDSSAQQIYSQETMDMYLINLHRIDKDVRRCDRTYWYFTPENLDRLRNIMCSYVWQHLDTGYVQGMCDILAPLLVILDDEVMAFSCFTELMKRMNQNFPHGGAMDSHFANMRSLIQILDSELFELMQQNGDYTHFYFCYRWFLLDFKRGEASTRTWGRILLKLTAFFFLFYREMVYDDVFSVWETIWAAAYTTSEHFVLFIALALVEMYRDIILENNMDFTDIIKFFNEMAERHDIPRVLTMARDLVHKVQTLIENK
- the srsf9 gene encoding serine/arginine-rich splicing factor 9; the encoded protein is MSEGRIYVGNLPMDVQERDIEDLFYKYGKIREIELKNNRGTIPFAFIRFEDPRDADDAVYGRNGYGYGDSKLRVEYPRSSSKFNPMGGGGGGGDRGSGPRGRFGPPTRRSEFRVIVTGLPPSGSWQDLKDHMREAGDVCFADVQRDGEGVVEFLRREDMDYALRRLDRTEFRSHQGETAYIHVYEDRGTPNWGRSRSRSRSRGRFSPPYRGSPPPRYQSPPRMSRHSPPRRSSNHSPPPRHYR
- the sgsm1b gene encoding small G protein signaling modulator 1 isoform X1, encoding MRRHLQLVHPAKTRKGANNFTVSPPEAPPSCTIGYRGGGGYCVFKGVLVDGEVAHRFNLVARNTEYASFFFFFARVVHFREKQLPRVQPATMGEEETRQKLLRNVKKEVKQIMEEAVTRKFVHADSSHIVSFCATVEACVLHGLKRRIAGLLCSNKVAALFMKVAKSFTPAEQLCHKVQELEQLIENSKQNNSSQGNNDCGRQTKLNNLPPQALKHLWIRTALLEKLLDKIILYLVENSSTFYEKEAMLMDPVDGQILASLLVGPCALEYTQVKTADHFWTDPSADELVQRHRIHSGHCRQDSPSRRPALIQKRQSSGSMDDRPLVWAREYVESLHQNSRATLLFGKNNVLVQPRDDMEAIPGYLSLHQTGELMTLKWTPNQLMNGNVGELDSEKSVYWDYAMTIRLEEIVYLHCHQQVNSGGTLVLVSQDGIQRPPLHFPKGGHLLQFLTCLETGLLPHGQLDPPLWNQRGKGKVFPKLRRRSPHSSCDSVSDKEDDEATDYVFRILLPGNQMEFMPLELIDQGMNMWQPPPRKSSGSSCSQTGSSDSSLPSGCNQERAPLKLLCDTMKYQIISRAFYGWLAYCRHLSTVRTHLSALVNTTIVFSKVPSDAREGLSADVWATFLNDSSAYEELEIHRLVYFGGVAPSLRKEVWPFLLGHYRFTMTKKSRLEIDEQMRLMYEQIMKEWRGCEAIVQQKEREKHAEALARCLSGNSVERAPVVEQDSTISTDSSLCSSSDPHNTHSQSDSSCSAPVFASVDTVDPPEMRPEGVQTEHESTTKGISAAPSVSSNPFCENVSKASPACDSYLLLTEPACISATSQQSAKASGILSEASTAESLPGIVKVLESVPKESLLASEKMERNEAEEKPENTNTANAFIERRAPPDNTDVIKLEKEIQNEYFQAPPLGQTLQAQNRHDQENDPSEKNNITTIGRDPGTSEKEEAFDSLRSQLLTACLLEVDNAESADSGSSEARTLSGCTNSPVRQVLDALQSASRGSLSLSSHTWQSPDSDDSPSALEMEDIPSGVACVNLEELNTRPLTILAAPPACLAQRAKLACEDLVDTACNTSPEDTDQGLSEDEPDAANPFSAPESAKVVAESIREDSSAQQIYSQETMDMYLINLHRIDKDVRRCDRTYWYFTPENLDRLRNIMCSYVWQHLDTGYVQGMCDILAPLLVILDDEVMAFSCFTELMKRMNQNFPHGGAMDSHFANMRSLIQILDSELFELMQQNGDYTHFYFCYRWFLLDFKRGEASTRTWGRILLKLTAFFFLFYREMVYDDVFSVWETIWAAAYTTSEHFVLFIALALVEMYRDIILENNMDFTDIIKFFNEMAERHDIPRVLTMARDLVHKVQTLIENK
- the sgsm1b gene encoding small G protein signaling modulator 1 isoform X3 — encoded protein: MRRHLQLVHPAKTRKGANNFTVSPPEAPPSCTIGYRGGGGYCVFKGVLVDGEVAHRFNLVARNTEYASFFFFFARVVHFREKQLPRVQPATMGEEETRQKLLRNVKKEVKQIMEEAVTRKFVHADSSHIVSFCATVEACVLHGLKRRIAGLLCSNKVAALFMKVAKSFTPAEQLCHKVQELEQLIENSKQNNSSQGNNDCGRQTKLNNLPPQALKHLWIRTALLEKLLDKIILYLVENSSTFYEKEAMLMDPVDGQILASLLVGPCALEYTQVKTADHFWTDPSADELVQRHRIHSGHCRQDSPSRRPALIQKRQSSGSMDDRPLVWAREYVESLHQNSRATLLFGKNNVLVQPRDDMEAIPGYLSLHQTGELMTLKWTPNQLMNGNVGELDSEKSVYWDYAMTIRLEEIVYLHCHQQVNSGGTLVLVSQDGIQRPPLHFPKGGHLLQFLTCLETGLLPHGQLDPPLWNQRGKGKVFPKLRRRSPHSSCDSVSDKEDDEATDYVFRILLPGNQMEFMPLELIDQGMNMWQPPPRKSSGSSCSQTGSSDSSLPSGCNQERAPLKLLCDTMKYQIISRAFYGWLAYCRHLSTVRTHLSALVNTTIVFSKVPSDAREGLSADVWATFLNDSSAYEELEIHRLVYFGGVAPSLRKEVWPFLLGHYRFTMTKKSRLEIDEQMRLMYEQIMKEWRGCEAIVQQKEREKHAEALARCLSGNSVERAPVVEQDSTISTDSSLCSSSDPHNTHSQSDSSCSAPVFASVDTVDPPEMRPEGVQTEHESTTKGISAAPSVSSNPFCENVSKASPACDSYLLLTEPACISATSQQSAKASGILSEASTAESLPGIVKVLESVPKESLLASEKMERNEAEEKPENTNTANAFIERRAPPDNTDVIKLEKEIQNEYFQAPPLGQTLQAQNRHDQENDPSEKNNITTIGRDPGTSEKEEAFDSLRSQLLTACLLEVDNAESADSGSSEARTLSGCTNSPVRQVLDALQSASRGSLSLSSHTWQSPDSDDSPSALEMEDIPSGVACVNLEELNTRPLTILAAPPACLAQRAKLACEDLVDTACNTSPEDTDQGLSEDEPDAANPFSAPESAKVVAESIREDSSAQQIYSQETMDMYLINLHRIDKDVRRCDRTYWYFTPENLDRLRNIMCSYVWQHLDTGYVQGMCDILAPLLVILDDEVMAFSCFTELMKRMNQNFPHGGAMDSHFANMRSLIQILDSELFELMQQNGDYTHFYFCYRWFLLDFKREMVYDDVFSVWETIWAAAYTTSEHFVLFIALALVEMYRDIILENNMDFTDIIKFFNEMAERHDIPRVLTMARDLVHKVQTLIENK